A genome region from Longimicrobiaceae bacterium includes the following:
- the tuf gene encoding elongation factor Tu (EF-Tu; promotes GTP-dependent binding of aminoacyl-tRNA to the A-site of ribosomes during protein biosynthesis; when the tRNA anticodon matches the mRNA codon, GTP hydrolysis results; the inactive EF-Tu-GDP leaves the ribosome and release of GDP is promoted by elongation factor Ts; many prokaryotes have two copies of the gene encoding EF-Tu), producing MVMPGDNVQMTVELITPIAMEKELRFAIREGGRTVGAGVVTEILE from the coding sequence AGATGGTGATGCCGGGGGACAACGTGCAGATGACGGTGGAGCTGATCACGCCGATCGCGATGGAGAAGGAGCTGCGCTTTGCGATTCGCGAGGGCGGCCGGACGGTGGGCGCCGGGGTGGTGACGGAGATTCTGGAGTAG
- the rpmG gene encoding 50S ribosomal protein L33, whose product MRDKIILSCTECKERNYHKTKNKRLHPERVEYRKYCPRCNKHTPHRETK is encoded by the coding sequence ATGCGCGACAAGATCATCCTCTCCTGCACCGAGTGTAAGGAGCGGAACTACCACAAGACGAAGAACAAGCGGCTCCACCCGGAGCGGGTGGAGTACCGCAAGTACTGCCCGCGGTGCAACAAGCACACGCCGCACAGGGAAACGAAGTAA
- the secE gene encoding preprotein translocase subunit SecE → MADRLRTVQGFVSDVRTEMQKVTWPDWPQLKNSTFVIVVFVAVLALVIFVMDFVSRRLLELLSSIFGG, encoded by the coding sequence ATGGCTGACAGGCTTCGTACCGTTCAGGGCTTCGTGAGCGACGTCCGGACGGAAATGCAGAAGGTGACCTGGCCCGACTGGCCGCAACTGAAGAACTCGACCTTCGTGATCGTGGTCTTCGTTGCGGTCCTCGCGCTGGTCATCTTCGTCATGGACTTCGTGTCGCGGAGGCTGCTGGAGCTGCTCTCCAGCATCTTTGGAGGGTAG